One Methanosarcinales archaeon genomic window, AGCCATATTCTTTAGTTCATCCAGTTCGGCATTGTATCCCGTTTTTATCATACCGCCCTCACGTACAATCAGGGGGGGTTCATCTACAATGGAGCGTTCAAGTAGATCTGTCAAGGAATAAAAATCACCCAATCCCTCGTTAATAGAGTTCAGCTGATCAGATTTAATATCGATTTCCAGTGCAGTTTTAATCTGAGGCAAAACTGATAGCGAAGTCCGAAGTGCCACCAGGTCTCGGGCATTGGCGTTGCCGTAGACTATCCTGCCGATAAGCCTTTCCATGTCCCTGATCCCGGACAATAAAGTCCTCAGGTCATAGCGGAGCAATGTGTTTTTAGCCATTTCTTCCACGCTGTCCAGCCTGCAGTTGATATCTCTTACCAAGATCAAAGGCTGCAGGATCCATTTGCGCAGCAGTCTGGAGCCCATGGGTGTTTTGGTGTGATCCATAACCTTGAGCAGTGACGATTCAAAGGACCCGTCGCGGACATTTTTTACCAGTTCCAGATTGCGCAGGGTGATGGCATCCAGGACCATGAACTGGTTGTCAAAATAAGTCCTTGGGGTCTGGATATGGTCAAGTTCCCTCATCTGGGTCTCAAGTACATATGCTAACGCGGCCCCTGAGGAGGCTATTGCTGCTGAGAGGTCTTCCAGTCCCATACCCTCTAAGGTAGTTGCACCAAAATGTTCCAGCAGACGCTTCCTGGCAATGCCTGCTTCAAATGCATCAGCATTATACTCGTGTACCACAACTTTCAATTGTGCCTTCAACCTCTCGGCCAGGCCGCTGAACAGGTCTGGCGGAAGAATGCACTCGGCAGGATGCATACGTACGGCTTCGCTCATTATCTTGTCAAAGGGGGGTACATCCTGTATCTGGGTGGTCATGAATTCCCCGGTTGAGATATCCAGAAATGATATGCCCAGATCATTTCCATTTCCGGCGACTGACATCAGGTAATTGCTGCCAGAATCTGAGAACATGGATGAATCGATGATAGTACCTGGCGTGACAACCCTGACCACACCCCGCTTGACCACTCCCTTCGCCTGTTTTGGATCTTCAAGCTGTTCGCAGATGGCCACTTTGTACCCTTTCTTTATTAAGCGCGGCAGGTATGTATCAAGGGCATGGTAGGGTATACCTGCAAGGGGCATCTTTTCGCCTTCTTTGTCCTTACCCCTGGTAGTGAGGGTGATTTCAAGTTCCCGGGCCATGGTGGCTGCATCCTCTCCAAAGGATTCATAGAAGTCACCCATCCTGAACATGATAAGGGCATCAGGATACTGCTGTTTGGCGTCATAGTACTGGCGCATGGCAGGGGTCAGTTTTTGCATGGGGTTGGCTCCGGTTGGATAGTAATTGTATGGAAGGTAAGTATTGTAGGGGGGTGTATTTTTGTTTTGGGGTTTTGCAAATAACCGGATGATTTAGTATATGGTTAGTGGCAGTGTTGAGGTTTATTTTACGGTCAACTTTTTTACAGCCTCATATAACAAAAATGTTATATAACAAATTTGTTATGCAATTATTTTGAGTAATATTATTCTACCTGTTGGTAGTACTGCAACAGAAAATCATGTGTATGATGCACATTCTACAATGAAAAAATCATAATGGGTAGCATTAATATAGTTGAAAATACACTAAATATAACTCAAACCATATATTTGGACAGAGCGAAGAAAACGCATAAAAGTGAATATGACCATGTTGCAACTTATAGTCAACGGAATAGTCGTGGGAAGCATCATCGCCCTTGCTGCCATCGGCCTGACAATGGTGTATGGTATCCTGAATTTTGCCAACTTCTCACATGCTGATTTTCTGGCGTTAGGAGCTTATATTGCTTTTGTACTAAATACCGTCCTTGGTATCAATATATTATTATCATTTTTTATTGCCATAGCAATTTCAGGTGCACTGGGTGTGCTCCTGGACTTCCTGATATGGAAACCTATGCGAAAGAAGAATGCAGACCTTGTAAGCCTCATAATCATTTCCATAGGATTAGCCCTTATAGTCAGGAATGTGATAATCTTTATATGGGGAGGCAGCACCAGGAACTTTGATCTGCCTGTGCGAAAAGGCATAGAGATGCTGGGAGTAACTGTGACCCATTACCAGTTCATAGGAATAGGTACTGCCATCCTTTTCATGGTGCTGGTCCATTATTTCCTGAAACACACCAGGATAGGTAAGGCAATGCGGGCCATCTCTGATGACATCAACCTGGCCAGGGTATCAGGTATTGATGTAGACAGGGTCATTATGTGGATGTGGTTTTTGGGGATCGGGCTTGCAGGTGCTGCCGGTGTATTGTACGGTCTGGAAACCACTATCAGGCCTAATATGGGGTGGTTCCTCATCCTTCCTATGTTTGCAGCCGTTATCCTTGGAGGTATCGGCAATCCCTACGGTGCCATTGTTGGTGGAATGGTAATAGGGCTGTCCCAGGAATTGAGCATGCTTGTCCTCCCGTCAGAATACAAAATGGGAGTAAGCCTTGCGATTATGATACTTGTATTGCTGGTTAAGCCTGAAGGATTATTTAAGGGGACAAAAGCATGATAGACTATCTTGTAGCCATCAGTCTGATCGTGGGTATCTATGCCATATTCTCAATAGGTCTGAACCTGGAGTGGGGTTTCACAGGACTTATTAACTTCGGTCATGTAGGATTTTTAGCCATCGGTGCCTACACCACAGTACTGATGAACCTGAGCGGCTTTCCTCTCTGGATATCTATGATCTCGGGTGTGGTGCTGGCAGGTTTTTTTGGCCTTTTAATAGGCATCCCTACACTCAGGCTCAGGGAAGATTATCTTGCTATAGTAACTATCGGGTTTTCTGAAATTGTCAGGCTGTTCCTGCTTAATGAGGAATGGTTAACAAGGGGACCCATGGGACTGTTCGGTTTTGACAGGCCCTTTGAATCAATAGTACCCTTTGATTACAATTATTTCCTGTTTATCCTGATATTCGGCTCACTGCTGGTTATTTACCTTCTTGTTGAGAAACTGGTACACTCCCCATGGGGGCGGGTCTTAAGATCCATAAGAGAGGATGAGGATGTTCCGGATGCCCTTGGTAAAGACGTGTTCAGTTATAAATTACAGGCGTTAATGATCGGCTCTGCAATTGCAGGATTGGCCGGTGCCTTTCTGGCATTTAATATCCAATACATCAATCCCCGCAACTTTATTCCCATGGAAACATTCTATGCATGGATCATAGTAGTACTGGGGGGAAGTGCCAGGAATAAAGGCACCATCATTGGAGCCATAATAGTCCAGTCCTTTTATAGCGGTACCCGGTACCTGCAGGACTTTGTACCACTGGCATCTCACCAGATGGCGGCGTTAAGGGTCATGATCATTGGGTTATTACTGGTATTGCTAATGATGTACAAGCCGCAAGGCCTGCTAGGCAGGAAAGAAGAACTGACACTGGGGCAATAAGATGGGACAGAAAATTCTAAAGGTCCGGGACGTGAAAAAGAATTTCGGTGGTGTAATGGCAGTTGATGGTGCCTCTATTGCTATTGAAGAGCAGACCATCAGGGGGCTTATCGGAGCTAATGGAGCTGGTAAAACCACACTGTTCAATCTTATTACCGGATACTATAAACTTGACAATGGTGAGATATTTTTCAAGGACGAAAGGGTGGATCAGTTACCTACATTTAAAAAGGCCCGCAAAGGCATGGTCAGGACATTCCAATTGACCAAGGCTCTGTCCAGGATGACCGTACTTGAGAATATGCTGCTGGGTCCGAAAATGCAAAGCGGTGAGAAGATATGGAACATATTTTTAAGGCCGAAAAAAGTGGCTTCTGAAGAAGCAAAAGCAGTAGAAAAAGCACTTGAGATACTGGACTTTTTTGATCTGACACATATGAAAGATGATTATGCAGGTGCCCTTTCGGGTGGACAGAAGCGACTGCTTGAGATGGCCAGGGCACTGATGACAGACCCGAAGATGCTTTTATTGGACGAACCTTTTGCAGGGGTAAATCCCACCCTGGCCAGGAAACTGGTCAGTCGCATTAAAGAGCTCAGGGAACGGGGCATGACCTTCCTCATTATAGAACATGATATGCCTCTGATCACAGAAGTGAGTGATACTCTCATTTTCATGAATCATGGTAAGATAATCCTGGAGGGGGCGCCAGAGGATGTCAGGCAGGACCCCAGGGTACTGGACGCATATCTCGGAGGTGAGTGAACATTCTTCATGTTGAAGGAGTAGTGTCAGGTTATACTGACATGGACATCCTGAACGGGGTATCCATATCTGCTGAAACTGGTGAGATCGTATCCATTATCGGTCCTAACGGCGCAGGCAAGTCCACATTGCTCAAGACCATTATCGGGATGCTAAAGCCCAGAAGTGGTAAGATACTTTTTAAGGGACATGACATTTCAGGTATGACCACACACAAGATTGTAAGCCTGGGTATGGGTTTTGTACCTCAGGAGAAAAATACATTTCCTTCTTTAACAGTAATGGAGAATCTGGAGATCGGTGGGTTCCTTAAACATGAGATCGATCACATGCTTGAAGAGGTGTTCCATATCTTCCCGGTGCTTCGGGAAAAGCAGCATCATAGGGCAACCACCTTAAGTGGGGGAGAGATCAAAATGCTGGCAATGGGCAGGTCTTTGATGCTGGAGCCGGATGTGCTCCTATTGGACGAACCTACTGCAGGTTTGTCTCCAAAGTTCAGGGAGATCGTGTTTGAGAAGATCAAGGAAATCAATAAAACCGGCTCCACCATCTTGATGGTAGAACAAAATGCCAAAAAAGCGTTATCGATTTCCCACCGGGGATATGTACTTGAATTGGGCCGGAACAGGTTTGAAGGTGAGGGCTCAACCCTGCTGGAAGATGAAAAAGTCCTGAAACTCTATCTGGGTGAGTAAAAAAGAAAAAAAAAGAGAATCGATCACCCAAGATCGATTGAATCTCCCCATTCTACGCTACCATCTTCTGCTACCTGCCACTTGGCATAATATGCAGTGGTAATATCGCCATTTTCATCGAAGTTTACGTCACCGGAAGCTCCCTGGTAGTTGATCTCTTTTCCTTCTCTGATCAACATAAGACCTTCGCCGATATCTGTTACTTCAACACCGGGAGGATTGGCTATAACTCTGATATTGTCCCTTATGGCTGTACCATTAACACTTCCTGCTTTTTCGATTGCCAGGGCAATGACTGCCGCTGCATCATATGTATTAGCAGTGAAAGTGGTTGGAACCACCCTGTATTTTGCCAGATAGGCATCATTGAATGTCTGATATGCAGGCCCTGTGACCGTGGGATCGGGTGCAGTACCTTTGAATCCTGCAATGATGTAGTTTCCTTTTACATCCTTGCCAACAGATTCAGCCAGCCCCTCATCCTTTAATCCTTCAGACAGCAGCCATTCGGTATCGTCCATGGCACCCTTCACATATGCTGCTTTCAGGATCAGGCTGCCGGTCTCAGGGTAAGAGATCAGTATGATGACATCCGGATTATTCTTTGAAGCCTGTTCTATTTCAGAATCGAATATGTTGGCTTGCGGGTCATATTTGATCCTATCCAGTACCTCTCCTCCCATGCTTTCGAACTCCTCTACAAATACCTTTTCAAAACCTACACCATAAGCATTGTTCAGCACAAGAGTGCTGGCTGTAGTATAGTCCTCATCCATTGCCAGTATTGCCATGGCCTTGCCTTGAAGGGCATCTGACGGGCAAGTTCTGAAGTAGAAGTCGTTATCATCATAGGTAGTAAAGTCTGGTGCAGTATTTGATGGTGAAATCTGGACCACATTATTTTTTGTGGTTATTTCAATAAATGATAAGCTTATACTGCTGCCTGCTGCTCCTATAATTGCAGGGACCTTATTTATCTTTACCAGTTTATTGGCGCCATCCACGGCTGCAATCTCTGAGGTCTGGGAATCCTCACTGATAAGTGTTACATGGGATCCTAACAATCCTCCGTTCTTATTCACTTCTTCGATTGCAAGTGTGGCTGAATCCTGCATTGGCCCTCCGTAAGGAGCAAGGTCGCCTGTAATAGACAATAAGGTACCTATTTTCACTTCTGTTGTTTCCTTGATCTGGTCTCCTTGTTCATCATTTTCAACACAACCTGAAAAAGCTATAATTGAAATGATAAATATCAAAGCAATAAATCCGATTTTCATTTTGTTTGACATTATTACACCTCACTAACTTTATTAAGTATTAATATACTAAGTTTTAGAAGTGAAGCTTTTTATTTATAATTATCGTTTTCAAGCGAAATTGTTGTTACCATATTCAAATTATCCACTTTAAGGACTATTCCTGCGAAACCATTAAATCGAATAACGCTATACTGAAAAAACAATTCCATCGTGCACCGATGGTCTAGCGGCTATGACTTGGGCCTTCCAAGCCCACTACCCGGGTTCGAATCCCGGTCGGTGCATGAATTTATTAGTTCAGTGCCTATCACTTTCACACCGCACTTAATTAAAATATATTTATCAGCTAGTAAGAGGTGGTAAGGCATGAGTATATCTCTTTATAATTTTGAAAAGGAGTTTATTGCGCTTAAAGACAATATTTTCAAGACAGATATTTCTGAGGAAAACAGAGAGTTGATTCTGGATTTCACTGAAGACTGCCTCACGGGTTGGAAAGTGCAACGCATTTCGATGGCAAGAGTTATTACACACCTGCGGCGCATTAAGATTCTCACGCAGCAGTTGAATAAAGAGTGGCATTGGTATGATGAGAGGGACACAAAGCGATTATTACTCTGGATGGATGAGAAGTATCCCTTCCATGAGAAAGCATGGTCTCAGCATGGCTATAGGATCTCTTTAAGAAAGTTTGTGACATGGATCCGCAAGAAATATGGGTATCCTGAAGGATATCCCAATAAAGGGATATTTCTTAGTAGACTGGAAGCTGGACGGCATGCTGAGGAAGTAAAATATATTGAAGTCAGGCAGCCAGAGACGCTCAGAGACCCAGAGGTCATTCCTACGGACCAAGAGGTGGAATGGATCTCTAAAGCAACTATAAACCCTAGAGATAAAGCCTTTATCGAAATGAGCATAGAACATGGAGAGCGCATCGGGGCACTCGGGACAAGGCAAATTAAGCACGTTCGCTTCGATAAGTTAGGGGCTCTAGTCACAATGCATGACAAAACGTTCAGGGGTGAACCTGTACGCTATATTTCTTCAACTATGTATCTAAGACAGTGGCTTAATGTTCATCCTTTTAAAGATGACCCGGAAGCCCCCATTTGGATCAAATTGAATAAATTGCCTGAATGTAATCTGGAGTGCACCCCTTCCAGCGGACAGGTAGTTAAGCAACACTATTTAAAGTTAACGCCTCCTCAAATTCAATTGGCGGTAGATATCCTATCTTCGAATGAAGTCGTTTTTCATTATAGACACTCTCTATAAAATTCTCAATATTATCGAACGCTTCATCGAAAGTCCTATAATCCGATAGGTAGACCTCTTCATATTTTAAGGTCTTTATAAAACTCTCAGCAAACGCATTATCATAGGGATTTCCCCGTCTCATCATACTGATTTCTATACTGTGTTCTTTCAGACATTCGATATATGCATTGGATGCATATTGTACACCTTGATCTGAATGATGTACCAGACCATCGATATCCTGGCCTGCCCTACATTCCAGTGCTTTATTTAAGGCATTCAATGTCAACTGAGTGTCGATAGTTCGATCCAGGTCCCAACCAATACATCTTCGGCTGAAAACATCGATTATTACAGCAAGATAAATGAATTCCTTAGGCAACTGAATATAAGTGATATCTGCAACCCACAATTGGTTTATTCTTGCTACTTCCATGTCCCTGGTCATATTTGGATAAATCCTGTGGTTATGGTTTGAATTCGTTGTCACCGGGACAAAGGTCTTCTTTATGCAGAGTAGGTTATCCTCGCGCATCAATTCTAAAACAAGTTTGTTATTTACTTGAAAATCTCTTCGTTGCAGTTCTTTTGTGATGCGTCTGTAACCGTATTTCGGGAATTCTATGGCTATCTGTTGGATCTCATCTTTTAGTTGCATCTCAAGAGGATCGATTTGCTGAGGTAGTCTGTTTCTGCTCACCCAACCGTTATAACCACTTCTGCTTACATCCAGACAAGAGCAGGCATTGGTAATAGATAGGGGGAATTGAGGTAAAAATGAATCGATAAGCGTATACATCACCCCCGTGTATTCTTTCGTCGTTGTTCCTGCAACTTCACTTCCAAGTTGGATAACGCTTTTTTTAAAAAAGAATTCTCAGCATATAGTTCACCAATCACTCTCTCAAGTTCGCCAATTCTTGCATCTTCTTTGTAAAGATTTCCGTTTCCACTAAATGCATGCTCAGGATTTTCTTTAAACTCCCTCTCCCATCTTGAAATGAGAGATGGATGTAAACCATATTCCCTACTGAGCTGTGCCTTGCCCTTACCATTTTCACATTCACGTAAGACTTTCAATTTGAATTCACTTGTGTAAGTTCGTCTGATTTTCATATGTACACCCCAAAGTTATTTATTGCTTAACTAATTGTCCGTTATTTGGGGTGCACTCCAATCCCACTTGATTATTATGGGTTTAGGGAGATGATAAACCGCCTGATAAAACGCCATAATAAGCTTGCTGAAAAGAGTGGCAAACCGAAAATCAGGAAGAATATTACCACTCATCTCTTCAGGTATTATGCACAGACCCGAGATGAGAAGAACAAGATGCCCAGGACTATTATGTGTAAGCTCAGGGGATGGAAAACTGATAGCAGGCAACCTGAAAGGTATGCCCGACTCACAACTCATGACGTAGATGAGTATCTGATGGAGCAACACGGTCTTGAGAATCAAAAGGAAGAGACTCCGAAACTCTCAAGATGCCCTCGCTGCCATGAAATCAACCCGCCATCTTCGGAATATTGCTATAAATGCGGTATGCCTCTGTCTAAAGATTCAATCGATATGGAAGAGCAGGTACGGTCTTTAGTAGATCGGCTATTTGAGGATAAGATGAAATAATGGCCTATGTCCATAAAGCGGAATTTGCCATAGTTTGAAATTGCTCACAAATCCAGAATGAAATGCATAAATAAGTTGACATATAGACTGGTGTATTACAAACATATGGATATAGGTGGTTCTCGAATTGCCAGCGTTAATGGAGCAACATAGAACGGGTCGCCCTCTGCTTGGCGGTATGCGCTGATCCTGGGGGGACTTCGGGATTACGAGGCAACCTTTATTTTGAAAATAGGTTATTAGAATTAAGGTAATGAGGTAATAGAATGCCACCATCTGCAGTTAAGACTATTCGTGATTTAATTTATTGGCAGTATGCTAAAATTATCTCTGAATCCGCAGGAGCGGGGAAGAAGCAGTATGCTTTTGTTATGAATCGTTTTAAGAAATTGCAGTCAAACGAGATTGAATGGTCTGGGGCAATTAGAGAATATATTCGAGAGCGTGAGATGCAAAATCAATGCATTTATTGTGGTTCTACGAAAAACTTATCATACGACCATCTTCTATCTCGCAATCGCAATGGTCCTGACATTTCAGATAACGTTGTAATGGCCTGCAAAAGTTGCAACTCTTCAAAAGGAGATAAAGGCGTATATGAATGGCATAAACTTGATCGGCGTTATGAAGTACCCCGTATAACTGAGGGGAAGTATTTAAAGCTTCTATACAAACTTCATTCAGAAAACGATACTTTAGATGCTGGAAGGGTAGATCTTGAAAGACTCTGTAACGGCTGTGAACTCAAATACTTATGTGAGGATTCCACCTTAACTGTTTATTGTTTAGAAAGCGTTTTAAGAAGGAAATAGTCATGAATCTCTTCGAAATTCGTAAAGACATATTTAATATTTATCTTTCTACCATACCTCTCTATGCACGACACTTCACCCCTCATATTTCTCAGCGCCCAAACTGATAGCCTCCTCAACGGCTGCCATGTCTTTCATTATGAATATTCTTAAATCCTTCGTTTCTTGATAATCAACAGAATTTTTCAAAATAGCACTATATTTCTTATCCTTGCTGACCTTCACCATAAAATCAGTTGGATCCTCAACAATGTAAACATCAAACCCCGCCTTCATTTCCAGATACTTCATTACTTTATTTCTTGCACCCACGCTTTTCATTTCGAATTGGTAAGTTTGTGAGTTGTAATAATCTACCAGGCTTTTGAAAATCTCCTTATCGTCAAAAAAATATTTCAACACGTAGCCCTTGCCTATCTTAAAAACATTTATCCGCTCACGCTTTTTCTGAACATTGAATTCTGCCATAAGGATAAGTGAGGCTTGATGCAAATAAAACCTTTTGGATTTCTATTTCAAGCAAAACGATGAAGGGCTGCAAACTGCCGAATTATTTTCCGGGAAATTCCTTGATCGCTCTTCTCAATGGATCCGATGTAACCCATCCAGGATTATCAAAAACAGCGATTTCGGAATAAAGCTTTTAATCCAGAAGCATATTAGTATCCACCAGCCTTGGAATTGTTAATATTCGCATTTGTGAGTTGGTCAGACGCCAACAACACAACCGGCAAATCTGTGGAGATTCACTCCCCTGCAGTACATTCCACTATCCTTTCCCACATCTCCGGATACTCCCTGGCCAGGATCTCTTCAAGCATCTCCGCAGCATGATTGCTAACCCTGAACCTGGGAATTGTATGATCCAGATACCGGAATAACGCTGCCAGCCGTGGACTGTAGACCGTTATGATCCGACCCTTTCTTGTCTGTGTCTCAGCCAGGGCCTGATCCATCAATGCACTGTCAGGATGTTTCAGCTGTTCTGCCTTACCTGCCCACTCTGATTTTTTCTTTTCACGGGGGGCCTGGACTTCGGATACTATGCGCCCCCATAATTCAGGATATCGCTCAGGCGCAATCAGAGTAAGCATTTCTCCTGCAGCGCCGCCACGGCTGAACTTCGGA contains:
- the mutS gene encoding DNA mismatch repair protein MutS encodes the protein MQKLTPAMRQYYDAKQQYPDALIMFRMGDFYESFGEDAATMARELEITLTTRGKDKEGEKMPLAGIPYHALDTYLPRLIKKGYKVAICEQLEDPKQAKGVVKRGVVRVVTPGTIIDSSMFSDSGSNYLMSVAGNGNDLGISFLDISTGEFMTTQIQDVPPFDKIMSEAVRMHPAECILPPDLFSGLAERLKAQLKVVVHEYNADAFEAGIARKRLLEHFGATTLEGMGLEDLSAAIASSGAALAYVLETQMRELDHIQTPRTYFDNQFMVLDAITLRNLELVKNVRDGSFESSLLKVMDHTKTPMGSRLLRKWILQPLILVRDINCRLDSVEEMAKNTLLRYDLRTLLSGIRDMERLIGRIVYGNANARDLVALRTSLSVLPQIKTALEIDIKSDQLNSINEGLGDFYSLTDLLERSIVDEPPLIVREGGMIKTGYNAELDELKNMAAHGKEWVAKLQQQERERSGIKSLKMGYNKVFGYFIEVTKTNLSQVPEDYIRKQTTANAERFYTPELKEKEATILSASDRSVALEHDLFSQIVSKISAYASELQETAQLIGQLDAIISLAEAAVNNNYVRPEVNESCNILIRDGRHPVVEHSVPGGFVPNDTQMDCDSDQFLLITGPNMAGKSTYMRQTALIVIMAQMGSFVPASYASIGIVDRIFTRVGAFDDLASGQSTFMVEMVELANILNNATPKSLVLLDEIGRGTSTFDGYSIARAVVEYIHNRGRVGVRSLFATHYHQLTNLDSLKRVKNYHIAVKEEGHDLVFLRKIVPGATDKSYGIHVARLAGVPLKVTQRAKEVLEEVESESIGQKGKRGARYTQMMLLGPENSLSSPPEPIIESLKEMELEKMTPFEALNTLYELKKKAEGKTTDE
- a CDS encoding branched-chain amino acid ABC transporter permease, which translates into the protein MTMLQLIVNGIVVGSIIALAAIGLTMVYGILNFANFSHADFLALGAYIAFVLNTVLGINILLSFFIAIAISGALGVLLDFLIWKPMRKKNADLVSLIIISIGLALIVRNVIIFIWGGSTRNFDLPVRKGIEMLGVTVTHYQFIGIGTAILFMVLVHYFLKHTRIGKAMRAISDDINLARVSGIDVDRVIMWMWFLGIGLAGAAGVLYGLETTIRPNMGWFLILPMFAAVILGGIGNPYGAIVGGMVIGLSQELSMLVLPSEYKMGVSLAIMILVLLVKPEGLFKGTKA
- a CDS encoding branched-chain amino acid ABC transporter permease; translation: MIDYLVAISLIVGIYAIFSIGLNLEWGFTGLINFGHVGFLAIGAYTTVLMNLSGFPLWISMISGVVLAGFFGLLIGIPTLRLREDYLAIVTIGFSEIVRLFLLNEEWLTRGPMGLFGFDRPFESIVPFDYNYFLFILIFGSLLVIYLLVEKLVHSPWGRVLRSIREDEDVPDALGKDVFSYKLQALMIGSAIAGLAGAFLAFNIQYINPRNFIPMETFYAWIIVVLGGSARNKGTIIGAIIVQSFYSGTRYLQDFVPLASHQMAALRVMIIGLLLVLLMMYKPQGLLGRKEELTLGQ
- a CDS encoding ABC transporter ATP-binding protein codes for the protein MGQKILKVRDVKKNFGGVMAVDGASIAIEEQTIRGLIGANGAGKTTLFNLITGYYKLDNGEIFFKDERVDQLPTFKKARKGMVRTFQLTKALSRMTVLENMLLGPKMQSGEKIWNIFLRPKKVASEEAKAVEKALEILDFFDLTHMKDDYAGALSGGQKRLLEMARALMTDPKMLLLDEPFAGVNPTLARKLVSRIKELRERGMTFLIIEHDMPLITEVSDTLIFMNHGKIILEGAPEDVRQDPRVLDAYLGGE
- a CDS encoding ABC transporter ATP-binding protein; this encodes MDILNGVSISAETGEIVSIIGPNGAGKSTLLKTIIGMLKPRSGKILFKGHDISGMTTHKIVSLGMGFVPQEKNTFPSLTVMENLEIGGFLKHEIDHMLEEVFHIFPVLREKQHHRATTLSGGEIKMLAMGRSLMLEPDVLLLDEPTAGLSPKFREIVFEKIKEINKTGSTILMVEQNAKKALSISHRGYVLELGRNRFEGEGSTLLEDEKVLKLYLGE
- a CDS encoding ABC transporter substrate-binding protein; the encoded protein is MSNKMKIGFIALIFIISIIAFSGCVENDEQGDQIKETTEVKIGTLLSITGDLAPYGGPMQDSATLAIEEVNKNGGLLGSHVTLISEDSQTSEIAAVDGANKLVKINKVPAIIGAAGSSISLSFIEITTKNNVVQISPSNTAPDFTTYDDNDFYFRTCPSDALQGKAMAILAMDEDYTTASTLVLNNAYGVGFEKVFVEEFESMGGEVLDRIKYDPQANIFDSEIEQASKNNPDVIILISYPETGSLILKAAYVKGAMDDTEWLLSEGLKDEGLAESVGKDVKGNYIIAGFKGTAPDPTVTGPAYQTFNDAYLAKYRVVPTTFTANTYDAAAVIALAIEKAGSVNGTAIRDNIRVIANPPGVEVTDIGEGLMLIREGKEINYQGASGDVNFDENGDITTAYYAKWQVAEDGSVEWGDSIDLG
- a CDS encoding zinc ribbon domain-containing protein, whose amino-acid sequence is MINRLIKRHNKLAEKSGKPKIRKNITTHLFRYYAQTRDEKNKMPRTIMCKLRGWKTDSRQPERYARLTTHDVDEYLMEQHGLENQKEETPKLSRCPRCHEINPPSSEYCYKCGMPLSKDSIDMEEQVRSLVDRLFEDKMK
- a CDS encoding HNH endonuclease, which encodes MPPSAVKTIRDLIYWQYAKIISESAGAGKKQYAFVMNRFKKLQSNEIEWSGAIREYIREREMQNQCIYCGSTKNLSYDHLLSRNRNGPDISDNVVMACKSCNSSKGDKGVYEWHKLDRRYEVPRITEGKYLKLLYKLHSENDTLDAGRVDLERLCNGCELKYLCEDSTLTVYCLESVLRRK